TGGCCATGAATGCGGCGGGTTCCGCCCCGATGACCAGCGGCAGGCCGCCGACCCGCGTCCGCTTGTTCCGGTAGCTGCGGCGCAGGGAAGCGCCCATTGCCAGCGATCCCCATTTCTGTCCCGGGATGCCCAACGTGCTGAATACGCTCCCGCCCGGGGTATCCAGGTTGCCCGCGACGAGGTTGACCGCGTCGAGCAGATAAGTGGTCAATGTGCCGTTGCGCCCGACGCAGGTACCCAGCCGGCCGTACACGGCGGCTCGTTCAGTGGCGGCGAGATCGCGCGCCAACGCGCGCACGGTGTCCGGATCGACACCGGTGTGCCGGTGGGTGGCCTCCGGGCTGAACCGCGAGGACTGCGCTTGCAGCCAGTCCAGCCCGTCGGCCTGGGTCCGGGCCCGGGCACTGACGAGCCCCTCGGCGAACAGCACCTGCAGGATCGACAACAACAGGCAGGAATCGGCATCCGGGACGATCCCGAGCCACTCGAATTGCGCCGCGGTCTCGCTGCGCCGTGGATCGACGACGACGACCCGTCCGCCCCGCTTCACGATGTCGTGCATGCGGTCTTTGATCCGCGGCGCAGTGAGGAAACTGCCATGGGACACCACCGGATTCGCGCCGAACATGACCAGGAGGTCGGTACGTGTGAGGTCCGGAATGGGTACCGGGAACGGGGCCCCGTACAGAAATTGGTTGGCCAGCAGCCGGCTGCTGGTGTCCTGGGTGGATGAGCTGAAGAAATGACTGTCGCCGCCGACGCCCTTGGCGAAGGCCATCGCGGCGAACAGATGCGAATAACTGAAGGCTGCGGGATTGCCCATGTACCAGGCGACGGCGCCAGAACCATGCCGCCGGTGTATGACGTCGAGCCGGGCGGCAATGTCATCCAGGGCCTCGTCCCAGCTCACGGGTTCGAAGCCGCCCACAGTGCGCTTCAGCGGTGTCGTGATCCGATCGGGGTCGTTGACGACCTCGGTGAACGCGATGCCCTTCTGGCAGGCGAATCCGGCCGACAGTGGGTGGTCCTTATCTGGGCGAAGTGCGGTGAGCGTGCCGCCCTCGACGGTGGCGATCATGCCGCACAGCGGCTCGCAGATCCGGCAGAACGTCACCTTGGGCTCGGCCTCACGCTCGATCACTTGGACTACGTTACTGTAAGAGTTACAGTTGCTAAACATTTTCGGCCGAACACGGAGGAATCGAACGTATGCAGAAGGCCCTCGCGCCGGAGATCTCGACGTGGCCGGACGCCGAACCTCAGCTGATCGGTAGCCGCTGCACCGACTGCACCGCCACCACCTTCCCGGCCCAGCCTCGTTGCCCACGATGCAGCGGAGCCAACACGTCCGAAACGCTGCTCCCCCGCCGCGGCACCGTCATCGCCTGGACCACCCAGGGCTTCCCACCCGGCGCCCCCTACAAGGGACCCACCGGCAAGAACTTCGTTCCCTTCGGCGTCGGCCTCGTCGAACTCGCCGACGACACCGGACCCGTCATCCGCGTCGAAGGCCGCCTCACCGAAAACGACCCTGCCAAACTGCAATTCGGCATGGACGTCGAACTCACCATGATTCCACTTACAACGGACGAAGACGACCCCGACAACCCGGTGGAGATTGTCACCTTCGCCTTCCAGCCCGCCTAGAAAGGCCGCGCAACATGACCAATGACGTCGCCATCATCGGCGTCGGCCTGCACCCGTTCGGCCGCTTCGAAGGCAAGTCCGCGATGGCCATGGGCGTGGACGCCATCTTCGCCGCGGTCGCTGATGCCGGAATAGAGTGGCGCCACATCCAAGCTGCAACGGGCGGCAGTTGGACGGTGGCGAACCCGGACGCGATCGTCGGGATGGTCGGGCTGACCGGCATCCCGTTCACCAACGTGTTCAACGCATGCGCCACCGCCGCCAGCGCCACCAAGGCCTGTGCCGATGGGATCCGGCTCGGTGACTACGACATCGGGATCGCGATCGGCCTGGACAAGCACCCCCGCGGCGCGTTCACCGAAGACCCGTCGCTGGTCGGGATGCCCAGCTGGTACGCCGAGAACGGCCAGTACCTCACCACCCAGTTCTTCGGGATGAAGGCCAACCGCTACCTGCACGAGCACAACATCTCGCAGCGCACCCTGGCCAAGGTGGCCAACAAGAACTTCCGCAACGGCGCGCTGAACCCGAACGCGTTCCGGCGCAAGCCGATCAGCGAGGACGACATCCTCAACTCGACGATGCTCAACTACCCGTTGACCCAGTACATGTTCTGTGCCCCGGACGAGGGTGCCGCGGCGGTGGTGATGTGCCGCGCGGACATCGCCCACCGGTACACCGACAAGCCCGTGTATCTGAAGGCTGTCGAAGTCCGGACACGGCGGTACGGCGCCTACGAGGTCAACACCACCTGCGCACCGGTGGAGGAAGACGTGGCGCCGACGGTGTACGCCGCCCGGGCCGCGTTCGAGAAGGCCGGTGTGGCACCCGAAGACGTCGACGTCGTCCAACTGCAGGACACCGACGCCGGCGCCGAGATCATCCACATGGCCGAATGCGGATTCTGCGCCGACGGCGACCAGGAGAAGCTGCTGGCCGACGGCGCCACCGAGATCGGCGGCTCCCTACCGATCAACACCGACGGCGGCCTGATCGCCAACGGCGAGCCCATCGGCGCCTCCGGGCTGCGCCAGATCCACGAACTGGTACGGCAACTCCGTGGCCAGGCCGGCGACCGGCAGGTACCGGGCAATCCCCGCGTCGGCTTCGCCCAGCTCTACGGCGCCCCCGGCACCGCCGGCGCCACCGTCCTGACGCTCTGACTCTCATGGCCGAGCGGGAGAAAAGGAACCACCACCGTGACTGAACATTCCGTCGAACAGTTCAGGGACGCACCGATTTTCGATGCCGACCAGCACATGTACGAAACCGGTGAGGCGCTGACGAAGTTTCTCCCGGACAGGTACTCACGTGCGGTGCAGTACGCCCAGATCGGCCGTCAGACCCGGGTGGTGATCAACAACCGGGTCACCGACTTCATCCCGAATCCGACCTTCGAGCGGGTGGCGGCTCCCGGCGCGCACGAGAAGTTCTTCGCCGGCGAGAACACCGAGGGATTGACCTTGCGCGAGATGCAGGGCAAGGCGATCGACGCACCCGCGGCCACCCGTAACCCCGACGACCGTGTCGCGGAGCTGGACCGCCAGGGTGTGGTCGAGGCCCTGAACTATCCCACCCTGGGTAGCCTCGTCGAGCACTCCAGCGCCGACGACCCTCAGCTCACGCTGGCGATCGTCCACGCGCTGAACGAGTGGATTCTCGAGCACTGGAGCTTCAACCACGCCGACCGGGTGTTCTCGACACCTATCATCAATCTGTCCGAAGTCGATGCGGCGCAACGTGAACTGGAATGGATCCTCGACCACGGGGCCAAGGTCGCGCTGATCAAACCCGGTCCGGTCAACGGCCTGCATGGCTGGCGCTCCCCCGCCCTGCCGGAGTTCGACCCGTTCTGGCGTGACGTCGAGGCCGCCGGCCTACCCATCGTGTTGCACGCCAGCTATCCCCCGCTCGATGACTACGTCAACAAGTGGGAGCCGCCCCACACTCAGAACTTCATGGCGCAGAGCGCGTTCCGGTGGATGGTGCTGGGACACCGCGAGATCGCCGACATGCTGACCGCACTGATCTGCCACGGCACGCTGACCCGGTTCCCGGAGCTGCGCATCGCCAGCGTCGAGAACGGCAGCAGCTGGATCTTCCCGCTGTTCCACGATTTCGCAGACCTGTACAAGAAGATGCCGCAGAACTTCCCCGAGCATCCGCACGACGTATTCCGTCGCAACATCTGGGTCAGCCCGTTCTGGGAAGGCTGCGTGTCCGACGTGGTGGAGACGGTCGGATGGGACAAGGTGCTGTTCGGCTCGGACTACCCGCACCCCGAGGGCCTGGCCGAACCGAAAGGCTTCTGGAAGTACGCCGAGGGCATGGATATTCGCCGCACCTACGACTTCATGGGCGACAACGCACGACGGTTCATGGGACTGCCCATCGCCAACCCTGATCCCGGCGCGGTCAAACCGCCGGCGCTCGCCGGCGCCTGAGCGGCCGTTCAAGCTCGCGAGCAGACACAAAACTGCCTGTTTGACATGTGAAATGGGCAGTTTCGTGTCTGCTCGGCATCTGGCGGAAGCTTGAGGAGGCAAATGCAGCCCGTAGTCTGCTCGCGCTAGGAAGCCTTCGCCTTGGGAGCTGAGTAGTTGGGCTTCCCGAGACCGAGCACGTGCTGGGCGATCATGTTGCGGAACACTTCGAGCGTTCCGCCGTAAATGCCCACCAATGGCGCGAACCGGTAGACGTACTCACTGCGGTCATCGGCTCCCCCGTCGGCCCCGACCGGCAGTGCGGCGACTGATCCCGCGATATCCATCAGGTCCGGGGCAATGTCACGCATGGTCTGCGCCAGCGCCACCCGGCCGAAGATGCTGGGTGACGACAGGGACGCCTCCAAGCGAGCCACACTGCGCCCCAAGCGGTAAGCCACCGATCCATCGTCGA
Above is a window of Mycolicibacterium boenickei DNA encoding:
- a CDS encoding amidohydrolase family protein — translated: MYETGEALTKFLPDRYSRAVQYAQIGRQTRVVINNRVTDFIPNPTFERVAAPGAHEKFFAGENTEGLTLREMQGKAIDAPAATRNPDDRVAELDRQGVVEALNYPTLGSLVEHSSADDPQLTLAIVHALNEWILEHWSFNHADRVFSTPIINLSEVDAAQRELEWILDHGAKVALIKPGPVNGLHGWRSPALPEFDPFWRDVEAAGLPIVLHASYPPLDDYVNKWEPPHTQNFMAQSAFRWMVLGHREIADMLTALICHGTLTRFPELRIASVENGSSWIFPLFHDFADLYKKMPQNFPEHPHDVFRRNIWVSPFWEGCVSDVVETVGWDKVLFGSDYPHPEGLAEPKGFWKYAEGMDIRRTYDFMGDNARRFMGLPIANPDPGAVKPPALAGA
- a CDS encoding molybdopterin-containing oxidoreductase family protein, coding for MFSNCNSYSNVVQVIEREAEPKVTFCRICEPLCGMIATVEGGTLTALRPDKDHPLSAGFACQKGIAFTEVVNDPDRITTPLKRTVGGFEPVSWDEALDDIAARLDVIHRRHGSGAVAWYMGNPAAFSYSHLFAAMAFAKGVGGDSHFFSSSTQDTSSRLLANQFLYGAPFPVPIPDLTRTDLLVMFGANPVVSHGSFLTAPRIKDRMHDIVKRGGRVVVVDPRRSETAAQFEWLGIVPDADSCLLLSILQVLFAEGLVSARARTQADGLDWLQAQSSRFSPEATHRHTGVDPDTVRALARDLAATERAAVYGRLGTCVGRNGTLTTYLLDAVNLVAGNLDTPGGSVFSTLGIPGQKWGSLAMGASLRRSYRNKRTRVGGLPLVIGAEPAAFMAKEITTPGRRQVKAMFIGAGNPVLSVPNGLELEQALESLDLSVGLDLYVNETTAHCDYVLPVTTMYERDDFAVTFQMFQATPFRQATDAVVAPRGQARTEWDIVVDLIARMKVRTPVFVALRLAVKRAARRGQRLSPRPMIDTMIRMADGGDRFGLRRGGLTFRRLAEHHPHGVVVAPNIRTGVLGEVVVYPKGRVRLVHDDIASEIAALSRRADPDGYPLRMIGMREPRSENSWLHNSPLLMRGKRIHRALMHTEDAATRRLADGDAVRVRSPYGQIDIALSLTDDIMRGTVAIPHGWGHKGSGQWRIANQGGGANVNQLTSSEPADVEALAGMSWLTGVPVQVEHA
- a CDS encoding thiolase family protein; the encoded protein is MTNDVAIIGVGLHPFGRFEGKSAMAMGVDAIFAAVADAGIEWRHIQAATGGSWTVANPDAIVGMVGLTGIPFTNVFNACATAASATKACADGIRLGDYDIGIAIGLDKHPRGAFTEDPSLVGMPSWYAENGQYLTTQFFGMKANRYLHEHNISQRTLAKVANKNFRNGALNPNAFRRKPISEDDILNSTMLNYPLTQYMFCAPDEGAAAVVMCRADIAHRYTDKPVYLKAVEVRTRRYGAYEVNTTCAPVEEDVAPTVYAARAAFEKAGVAPEDVDVVQLQDTDAGAEIIHMAECGFCADGDQEKLLADGATEIGGSLPINTDGGLIANGEPIGASGLRQIHELVRQLRGQAGDRQVPGNPRVGFAQLYGAPGTAGATVLTL
- a CDS encoding Zn-ribbon domain-containing OB-fold protein, with the protein product MQKALAPEISTWPDAEPQLIGSRCTDCTATTFPAQPRCPRCSGANTSETLLPRRGTVIAWTTQGFPPGAPYKGPTGKNFVPFGVGLVELADDTGPVIRVEGRLTENDPAKLQFGMDVELTMIPLTTDEDDPDNPVEIVTFAFQPA